A single region of the Branchiostoma lanceolatum isolate klBraLanc5 chromosome 1, klBraLanc5.hap2, whole genome shotgun sequence genome encodes:
- the LOC136440954 gene encoding alpha-crystallin B chain-like → MAEGGRPGSAVYLSPGNFNYEPVSPSAMLGPLWSRTFSFDFPKYHSRLLDQAFGEGLQFSDFGPPTSPGGYVIPRRRLKSDKEGFSEVSVQDGKFVARLDVSAFSSGDLTVKTIDNKVHVHGKHEETHDQHGLVSREFNRQYLLPEGVDPLTVTSNLAEDGVLTVEAPLPKPVEDKPRGRVVSVLTTQVGPATQKVEEKQDHWKTEYADVDSAMGFM, encoded by the coding sequence ATGGCAGAGGGAGGGCGTCCAGGGAGCGCTGTGTATCTTTCCCCGGGAAATTTCAACTACGAGCCGGTGTCTCCGTCTGCTATGCTCGGGCCTCTGTGGTCGCGGACTTTCAGCTTCGACTTCCCGAAATATCATTCTCGTCTTCTCGACCAGGCTTTCGGAGAGGGTCTTCAGTTTTCCGACTTCGGGCCGCCGACCTCACCGGGTGGGTACGTCATTCCCCGCCGTCGTCTGAAGTCGGATAAAGAAGGGTTCTCTGAGGTAAGCGTGCAGGATGGCAAGTTTGTGGCACGTTTGGACGTATCCGCGTTCTCGTCCGGAGACCTGACTGTAAAGACCATCGACAACAAGGTGCACGTCCACGGGAAACACGAAGAAACCCACGACCAACACGGACTCGTCTCCCGGGAGTTCAATCGGCAGTACCTGCTCCCGGAGGGGGTGGATCCGCTGACCGTCACGTCCAACCTGGCCGAAGACGGTGTTCTGACGGTGGAAGCCCCCCTCCCGAAACCCGTGGAGGACAAACCGAGGGGTCGGGTGGTGTCCGTGCTCACCACACAGGTGGGACCCGCCACGCAGAaggtggaagaaaaacaagaccaCTGGAAGACGGAGTATGCAGACGTGGATTCTGCCATGGGATTCATGTGA